Genomic window (Kangiella profundi):
AGTCAAACTTTAAATTCACTGCCATTTCTGAGCCATCATTCTGTAGCGTGTTTTCAACCTTGATATTCAGACCTGGTGCCATATTGCGCATGACTTCATTGATATTGTCTTTATCAATTTGGATGAAGCGACGCTCTTTTAATGGCTTCACTGGTTTAGTTGAATCAGCACTAAAGTCACCCATCACACCAACAACAAAAGGCAGCTCTTTTTCCAGTACTGCACCGTCAGTTTCGACATCATAGGTAATATGGACTCGTGGTTTACGCACTTTTTTCAAACGGTCATGTATACTCGCCATGTGGTTCTCCTTTAGCTTTAGGGTTCAAATTTACTGGTTACTACCCACATCGATCCCTGTTAGTTTAAAATATTGCTCACGCGCATCTTCTTCCGGAATTAACTGCTGTAACAGCTCTGGAAGCGATAAGTCGCTCCAGCGAATGCTCTGTTCCAGCAAATAGGAAATAGGTGAGTGAGGTTCGGTTTTTCGGAAATAGTCGGCAACCTGACGCAAAGTATTCACTGCCTGTTCGCGTCGATTGATTTCTTCTGTCTGATGACTAGCGGTTGCTGTACCGCCTTCTTCCTGCTCCTGGTTATCAGACTCTTCAGTTACTGCCAGCTTATCTTTAGCCAGGTATTCAACAGCCTGCAGACACTCTCTTAGTGCATTTCTGATATTTGAAGTCGGCTGGGGCAATGACTCACAAACGCGATCAAACTCTTGGGTAAATGCTTCATAGGTTTCAAGCGCAGTTTGCAGGTCACTGACCAGTTCCTGATAGAAACTATCAGGTGTTAGCACTACCGATTTTTTAATGGCCTCCAAAGGGATTGCGCCATTATCAATGCGACTCTGCTTTTTCTCCGCATCCAATCTCTCCAGCTGTACGGCCTGCTCATATTGCCAGACACAAGCTGGCAGGTACTCATCATTCTGAGTCAGCACTATCGATTTGATTGGTGTTATCAGTGTTCCAGCACCATCAAATCCATTGAGACCTGATAAAGGCGCAACCCGGGTTTCGATACCATCCTCATCAATTGCGGGATAAATGTCATCGTCCCAAAATCGACGGATTAATTCGCTTGCCAGTTGATAACCCTGAGTAAAACCTTTAATGCCATCAATCCTTGTAGTCGCCTCAATAAACCAGGCAACGACTTCCAGATCTTTGGTTTCATTCTTTAGGGCATCCAAAGACAAGTCTTTAAGCTGATACCAGTTTTCATCAATTGTTGCCCCTTCATCTGCATCGGCCAACGCGATTCGCTCAGCTTTACGTGCCGAATTGCGAGCATCTCTTAGCTTGTAATAAATGGATTCAACGCTGGTATCATCGCGCAGGTCGCGACCACAAGGTTGTTCTTCACTAATCGGTTTGATGTAAGCTTCAATATCCATTGATTGTACTCTCTTCCCCGGCTTGTCCACTTAGAGCAGGTATGGTTTGGTCATTTGCAACAGTGCCTTCCACCCGCACAGAAATTGCGGTGATATTGTCCTGCGCTCCACGCACTAAAGCAGAATGAATGAGCGCCTTATTGATTTCATCCACATCTCCTGAGCTGAAAAAGGCGGAAATTTCCTGATCAGAAAGCTCCTTATTCAATCCATCACTGCACAGCATAAAAATATCACCGTGCTGAATTTCACCGTCAACCCGATCCAGATGCAGTGTTTGTGAAGCTCCTATGGCGCGCGTGATGACGTTAGCCAAAGGGTGATCTTCCGCCTCTTCCTCTGCCAGTAAACCCGAATCAAGCATGTCGTTTACCTGACTATGATCACGGGTTAACTGTTGTAATACATGGTTTCGATAGCGATAAACACGGCTGTCTCCTGCCCACAATATGGTGAAGCGGTTTTCATGAATAATTAGGACTACCACCGTAGTACCCATTACTGCCTGCTTATCAAACTTCTGAAACGCCAGCTGCCGTAATTTTTGATTGGTAATGCTTAAAACCTCAATCACTCGCTCAATAAACTCTTCGTTGCTGCCGGTTCTTCTTACCGCGGAAAGCTCATCCACCACCATGCCACTGGCCACATCACCGGCACTATGGCCCCCCATACCATCGGCCACTACCCATAATCCAATTTCAGGCTTTTCTATCTGATTATCTTCATTCACTTCTCGTACAGCACCAACATGCGTTGTTGCTGCCGATAGCCAACGATAATCAATTGTTGTTTTATCCTGCTCAGCTTCAATCACAGCACTCTTCCATTGATAATTTTTCGTTTTCAGTTATTAATTGATTCTGTTCGTCATCAAATGACCGCCACCCCGAGGCCTGCCAATTACCATCCAGGGTTGCATGAATTCCATATATCGGCGGTAAGTCATGACACAGCAGGACGGTTGGCCCCATATGTTCAGAGCCTTTTGTCCACCAGACACTTGCATAGTCTTTTTCAGCTTCAGTTTCATGATAGAAAACCTCAGCAGCAGCTATTTCACTTTCTGAAATCAGGAAGTCAGAACATAGCCTGTTGGCAATTTCCTGTGCTCCCTGCGCTAGATCTTTTCCAAAACTCTCAACCAGATCTGCGACTGACACTTTTTCGCCACTAAAAGAGCGTTGATTTAAAATTTGTAGTCGCTCTTCAAACTCATTTATCTCTAGTGAATTTGTCAGGGTATAAAGCATTAATTCTTCAATAGCTTCGCACTGCGCCATACTCAAAAAGGCCCCACTTTCAAGAGTGTTAATGATCACCAGTGGATAGTACCGGCCAACTTTATCCATACTCGGCATCATGCTGCCAAACAGCACTGCATCAGATAGCGAATCCTTTATTAAAAAACGCCAAATTGGGCTGGTAAGATAGTAATCAAGCCATTGCTGATTGAGCCTTTCCTTGGTCTCGGCAAGACCTTCTTCTAACCATTGATCGAACCGGTCCTGAATAGAATGAGGTACGTGGCGACTAATAAAGTCACCACAGCTTCTCATTTTGCCGAAACAACCGACTCGAGCCACATTCCTATCCATCATAAATCTGTCGGGCAGTTAAACCCCTCCAAATCTGAGCCAAAAAATGGGTTATTGACGCTATGCGCCTGTAGTTCAAAGCTTGCATCAAATTCGTCATGCTTGAACTCCACCAAAAACTTATCGTAGGCCAGTGTCTTTTTCAGCTTTGCTTTATCCAGTAGTCGGAACAGGCTCCAGAAGCCGCTAGTCCTGACTGTTTCTGTTTGCCCGCCATCAGTTGGTGTAAAAGAGATAGAGGTTGCAATTTGCGGTTTCGGCCCTGGCCAACGAGTCGGGTAGGCGCGTAAGGGACCGTGGCGGTAGGACAACACCTGACCTTCGATATCAACCAGGACCTGACCCGCGTTAACACTCAGGCTGGATGGTTTTAAGGTAAAGTTAACCGCTATATCAGTTCCATTTCTGACAAAAAAGCTTTCTCTAATAGCCTTTGCTTTTTCTAATTGTCTTAATGTGTAGTTACTGATGCCAATATCCTTGTGCAAACGCCAACGCCCTCGCGAAGTGTCAACAAATACACTTAAGTGCTGGTTAAAGAAACGATCAATGGTTCCGCCGTAAGAAAAGAAGCTTCTGAAATCATCCAGGGTTATGTCTTTTCTACTGCGCTTGTTGACTGGGTATCTCCCTTCAATCGCGCGTCGACATTCTGAGAGCACTTCTGTTTTCCATAAGTTATTAAGGTAAGAATAGGTCCCTGTATTTGTCAGTGTTTTACCGCTGTTCTCAACCTTGCCCAACCATTCGCTCATTGGCTGAGGTGTCACGCTGGCTTCTTTTTCCAGCTCGCTGATAATACTGGCAGCCTGTGGGCTACTGGTTACTTGATAGGTTTTTTCTTCAGCATTATTGGCATTACTGATTGATTCGAGAAACACCTGCATATTTTTCAGAGCGCCGATGCTTTGTTTTAATGGACTATTACCGTCTGGCTCTCCTACATACTGAATGATGTCGTAAAACGCATCGTTCACAACCTGTTCTGGCACTGTATCGATATCAGCACTATCTGGGATCAACCGATCAAATCGATTGGCATTATTGGTGACCCGTGATGGAGCTGCTGTTTCAGCAATATCCTTTGCCGCATCCATGTTAATGCCTTCATCTTTAGGACGCGCCAACATAACGTTATTTCGTATTGCCGAGTACAGTCGCTCTATCGGAGCCTTAACGCCGGTCAGTTCCTGTAACATCAGGGCACCTTCTTCGGGTGTTGAAAACTCTCTTACCGCCAAGTCATTAATCAATTCTTTCCAGTAAAAAATATAGTCCTGGAAATACTTTTCACGCACCTGTTCCTGAATATCAAGTAACGACAGTTTATCTAGAGTTCCGGCATCATCCGTCGGCAATACCCAGGAGTCTTTTGATAAAATCTCACTGATTTTTTTGCTCTCACGCTTGAAGATGGCATGATAACCAGCCTGCGTATACAGACCCGGTACACCTTCACGTAATGACTTGCCACTCTTACGATAGAAGTAGTTTTCGACCTGCTGTGAGAGATAATCGCTAGGTTTAAACTCCGGCATGGCATTGAGATAGTTATCGAGAATACTGTTGTATACACGCTCAACTAACGATACCTGGCTTAATTTTTCCTGGGCAAAACTCACTAACTTGCGATCCTGTTCTGGCAAGCTCATATGCTCGGTCAGGAAATAGCTTAAATGGCCTTTTAGATCACTGCGTAACTCTTCATTGATCTCACCCGGATAATCTCGACGCCACAAATGTTCAAACAAAGAGGCGATATCCTTATCTTCCTTATGCTGAGGCAGATAGAACATCAGGTAAATACGGAGTAGCTCATATAGATAGTCATTATGTTGCTTGGCCTGAAGCATCTCCTTCTCCAAGCTGCCTTTGAGATAAGGTCCAAAATAATTGGCCAACCCTTTGTTATAAACCTGCTGGGTAACACCACTAAATTTGTCGCCCTGATATAAGCCAAAGCCTTCACTCAGTGTGTTTTTATTATCGATAATCTGGTTACTGAACTTTTTTAACACATTCAAACCACCATTCAATTCCAACAGATTAGATTTGTCAGTAATACCACCACCGCTCGCCTGGTTATATTCTGTTACCAAGGATGAAGTGCTAGTAATTAATTGCTTGTTATTGGCATAACTATGTGACCATAGATAGCTGAAGGTGATCAGGCAAAATCCCGCCAGGCCATAGCCAATTCGATGAATCAGGCGCTGACGTTTCTGATAGGCAATATTGACTCCTACCAGTTTATCTTCTTTGAAAATGACGTCTGTTAGTAATCGCTTGATAAAATAACCTTTACCATCACCACTATCACTTCTAACTCTTTCCTGTTTAAAGCCAAAGGTGTTTGAAATATCACGCCCAATACGATTGATTGGTGTACCTTCCTGTGTCGCACTGGTTAGATAAACGCCTCTTAAAAGTATTGGCTCTTCATAACGATTTTGACTAAAGGCTATTTTGATGAAGTCATCAATATTTTTTTGGGCCAGGCGGAGCTGACGTGGGAAACTGTAGATCAGTGCTCGTCTTTGTTCACTCTTCTCATGCTGCAGTTTTTTTAGTAGCTTCCGCTCTATATTCTGTATCAGCTCTACAAAGTACCTATTAAATTTATCGACAGCTTTATGATGTGAGAAGTCTTCTCCAACCTCAAACGTTAATCCGAATACTTCTTCGCGTTCCTCGCGAGAAATATCTTCAAACAACTCATTAAATCCAGCCAGCAGATCACCTTTACTTAATACCAGATATACCGGGATATTAATGCCCAGCTGCATCTTCAGTTCCTGAATTCTTTTTCGAATAGTTCCTGCCAGCTCGTTTAGCTCTGAATGAGATTGCTGCAGTAACTCAGCAATACTGATGGTAACTATGGCCCCATTAACAGGTCTCATAGGTCGAGTTTTTTTCAACAGATTCAAGAAACCGTGCCAAGCTCTGGAGTCAACTTCCTGATAACTGTCCTGTGTCGTATAACGTCCAGCTGTATCTAGCAATATCGCATCATCGGTGAACCACCAGTCACAGTTGCGGGTACCGCCAACCCCCTTTATCGGACTCGCACCAAACTCGTCTGCCAGTGGTAGGTTTAATCCAGAATTGATGATACTGGTTGTTTTACCAGCTCCAGGGGGGCCAATTAATAAGTACCAAGGTAATTGGTAAAGGTTCTTGCTTTTAACATCACTTTTTCTCAGATACTGCAATGCATCTGACATTCTTTTCTCTAATACCGCAATTTCATCATCGGAAGACTGCTCTATATCCAGCTGGTCCTGATCCTCTTTTGAAATATGCTGCATTAGTTTTTTGTTTTTTCGGTTTGCCTGCTGCAACTTCCACATTTTGACTGCCAGCCAGACGCAGGCAATTATTAGCAACAGACTGAGTCTTGCTGCAACGCTACTCAATATCTCATAGCCACCAATGCTAATTAATGGACCACCAAACCAGACCACGGCAATCACCGCTACGATAACAAGACTTATTAATGTTATTTTATGAGTGATTACCTTACCGATTTTTTTTATTATTCCAGCCATATTAACGCTCGCTTACTTCCACTGTTGCCTGTTCATCCAATGTATTTTTTACCCATAACAAAATTTCGACCCGTCGATTTAATGCTCTATTCTGCTCACTATCATTAGGGACTCTTGGTTCAGCTGCACCTCGACCTTCTGCGGTTACTCGGCCAGCTAAATTCTGGTTTCGACTTAAAATTCTAACCACCGAATTTGCCCTTGCCAGCGATAGCTCCCAGTTAGAATGATATTTGGCGGTAAATATTTTTTGATCATCGCTGTGTCCGACGACTTGAATATGGCCAGGAGTGCCGGTGGCAATCTGCCCAATTTTTTCTATGATGGCGATACTGTTTTCATTCAGCTGAGCGCTCGCTGAGGAATACATCTGATTGCTCGTCAAAATGATTGCCACATGATCCAAACCTTCTACGACCTGTAATAGTCCGCGCTCTATTTCCGTGCTTAATAACTGCCTTAATCGCTCTGCATAATTGATAACAACTTTGCTGGCCTCCTGATTGACGGGGGCGTCAGGAACCAGTCCAGCAATACTGTTATATACAGGTTCAGCCTGCCGACTCAGCTGGTAGCTGTAATTTATATAGACCCCCAGTAAGATTGCCACACTCAAAACAGCAACTGCCCACAATGGAATTCTTCGCTGATTCTCTATCAGATCCGTAATATTTGAGCGCCAATGAGGGGATAGCTCCTTGCTATATTCCGGCTGTATTTTTTTCAGGACAGCAAATAACCTTTCTTTTTCCACTTCCAACCTTTCAAATCCATTCTCCTGTACCCGATACTTGCCCTTAAACCCCAGTTGTAAACACAAGAATAGCAGTTCTAGTAGATATTGATTGTTTAGCGGATTCTTGACTCTTTCATCGATAATCTTAAAAAATTGTTCTCCACCCCAGGTTTGTTTATAGAACACACTGAGCAAACTTTTCGTACTCCAGATACTGTTTGCCCCCCAAGGTGCATTCAAGACAATTTCATCTAGCAAGGAACAGATTGCATAACGTGCTTCAGCAATGGTGTCTGCATCAGTTTCATCTTGGCGTAGCTGCTGCTCAAACTCTTTTATGTGTGTCATACACTGTTTATGCAGCATATTGATGTTACTGATCTGGGTTGCCTGCTTTAACTCTATGGCAAGACTGAGTAAGGTTGTTGCAGCATCGATTATTGGATTTACCCCAATCTTGAAAGCAGCTAACGGAATTTTGTGTCCTCGGTTTAAATCCGGCTCCAATGTCTGCTCATTACTGTCGACTGGTCGCTGTATCCCTCCCGGTCTTGGCACCAGAATTGTTCTATCCATATTTTTCATATTATCTTCTGCTAATCCCTTGGTTTCTCTAGTTATGCTTCATTTTTAATTGCCCACAGCTCCACATCCAATCCCGGAAAATCTCCCGAAACGTGAAAAGCAATACTTCTAGAATTGGTATTTTCTGCCCACAGTGGCGAGCGCTGATCAATAGTAAAATAGCTGTATTCTTTTTTTACCGGCACTTCGCGTGGTGCCACTGACAATTCATATAAATTGATACCAGGCAATTGTGCGTTTACCAGCTGTCTGATATTGCCCAGGCTGCCTATTTTTATTTGTCTTGGTAACTGTTCTTTTAATTCACGCGTCGTCATTTCAGCTCTTGCCGCTAACACAAAACTGGCTTGCTTAAAGAGTTCAACCTGATCAATATGCGCAACTTTAATGCCATAACCTTTTTCCTCAAGGCTAATTTCATGGGCGCTTTCATCCAGCACATGACTTAAATATTGTTTAATCGTTGTCTCTACCTGACTAAAGCATTGATCGATATTTTTGTGTGCATAAGGCAATTGCCTGGCTGGCTTTCGACCCTGACCATAAAAAGTTGCCAACTCTGCTTCCAGATTGACTAGTTCTATATAAACTTCATGTGGCATCACCTGCTCCTGCTCCAATAATTGATGCAGCCGCGCCAAACTTTTATTTAGTAGTTGCAGTATCAAGTAGTTATGGATGCTACTGGTCGTGCTGTTATCAACACCCATAACCTTTGCCGCCAACTTTTCTCTTCGATGCTCTAGCAAACTGATCAGGCTTATCTGTCTACTGTGCAATACCTCACTCGCCTGAATATTTAAAACAACGGGAACAAAGTTTTCATCTAGTTCAATGCTGCCATCCTGTTTTCGCTCCTTGATTCGCGCAATGGGCAAACACTCATAGCCTTGTTGACTTTTCCCCTCAACAATTAAGCAAAAATTTTCTTCTGCAATTTCTAAAGTAGTATCACTATCCTCACCTTCGTTAATGCTGCTTACCTGTTTAAGTTCCTTGCGATACCGTTTGCTTGATTCGGTAGAAAATTCCTGCGCGATCTGCTTCGAGTGATCAGTGCTCTCTGCAATTGCCAACATGATCCGCTTGTCATTAACTTCGTCCACTTCCGAAAGGTCTAGCATGGCGGGAGTTTTGTGCGTTTCTGGCATACTAAAATAGGTGCCATCCTGCAAAATACCGCTGGCTGCTTTTACCCCAATCTTTCCTTGCAACAGACACTCTTGATTTAACTTTAGCTGGCTAAAGCCAAAACCATGTGTCATCAGCGCCTGAGTCAGCCGTTTAACCTGATAATCGTTATATCTATCCTGTTGCTGAAAATGTTCTGGCGTCAGGAATAAACCTTGCGACCAGACAACTTTGTTGCTCATTC
Coding sequences:
- the tssB gene encoding type VI secretion system contractile sheath small subunit; this encodes MASIHDRLKKVRKPRVHITYDVETDGAVLEKELPFVVGVMGDFSADSTKPVKPLKERRFIQIDKDNINEVMRNMAPGLNIKVENTLQNDGSEMAVNLKFDSMDDFEPAAIVDQVEPLKKLMDTRNKLRDLMTKIDRSEELEGLMEKVLQNSDDLNALAEALGQIKDKGGNE
- the tssA gene encoding type VI secretion system protein TssA encodes the protein MDIEAYIKPISEEQPCGRDLRDDTSVESIYYKLRDARNSARKAERIALADADEGATIDENWYQLKDLSLDALKNETKDLEVVAWFIEATTRIDGIKGFTQGYQLASELIRRFWDDDIYPAIDEDGIETRVAPLSGLNGFDGAGTLITPIKSIVLTQNDEYLPACVWQYEQAVQLERLDAEKKQSRIDNGAIPLEAIKKSVVLTPDSFYQELVSDLQTALETYEAFTQEFDRVCESLPQPTSNIRNALRECLQAVEYLAKDKLAVTEESDNQEQEEGGTATASHQTEEINRREQAVNTLRQVADYFRKTEPHSPISYLLEQSIRWSDLSLPELLQQLIPEEDAREQYFKLTGIDVGSNQ
- a CDS encoding PP2C family protein-serine/threonine phosphatase gives rise to the protein MIEAEQDKTTIDYRWLSAATTHVGAVREVNEDNQIEKPEIGLWVVADGMGGHSAGDVASGMVVDELSAVRRTGSNEEFIERVIEVLSITNQKLRQLAFQKFDKQAVMGTTVVVLIIHENRFTILWAGDSRVYRYRNHVLQQLTRDHSQVNDMLDSGLLAEEEAEDHPLANVITRAIGASQTLHLDRVDGEIQHGDIFMLCSDGLNKELSDQEISAFFSSGDVDEINKALIHSALVRGAQDNITAISVRVEGTVANDQTIPALSGQAGEESTINGY
- the tagF gene encoding type VI secretion system-associated protein TagF: MARVGCFGKMRSCGDFISRHVPHSIQDRFDQWLEEGLAETKERLNQQWLDYYLTSPIWRFLIKDSLSDAVLFGSMMPSMDKVGRYYPLVIINTLESGAFLSMAQCEAIEELMLYTLTNSLEINEFEERLQILNQRSFSGEKVSVADLVESFGKDLAQGAQEIANRLCSDFLISESEIAAAEVFYHETEAEKDYASVWWTKGSEHMGPTVLLCHDLPPIYGIHATLDGNWQASGWRSFDDEQNQLITENEKLSMEECCD
- the tssM gene encoding type VI secretion system membrane subunit TssM, with the protein product MAGIIKKIGKVITHKITLISLVIVAVIAVVWFGGPLISIGGYEILSSVAARLSLLLIIACVWLAVKMWKLQQANRKNKKLMQHISKEDQDQLDIEQSSDDEIAVLEKRMSDALQYLRKSDVKSKNLYQLPWYLLIGPPGAGKTTSIINSGLNLPLADEFGASPIKGVGGTRNCDWWFTDDAILLDTAGRYTTQDSYQEVDSRAWHGFLNLLKKTRPMRPVNGAIVTISIAELLQQSHSELNELAGTIRKRIQELKMQLGINIPVYLVLSKGDLLAGFNELFEDISREEREEVFGLTFEVGEDFSHHKAVDKFNRYFVELIQNIERKLLKKLQHEKSEQRRALIYSFPRQLRLAQKNIDDFIKIAFSQNRYEEPILLRGVYLTSATQEGTPINRIGRDISNTFGFKQERVRSDSGDGKGYFIKRLLTDVIFKEDKLVGVNIAYQKRQRLIHRIGYGLAGFCLITFSYLWSHSYANNKQLITSTSSLVTEYNQASGGGITDKSNLLELNGGLNVLKKFSNQIIDNKNTLSEGFGLYQGDKFSGVTQQVYNKGLANYFGPYLKGSLEKEMLQAKQHNDYLYELLRIYLMFYLPQHKEDKDIASLFEHLWRRDYPGEINEELRSDLKGHLSYFLTEHMSLPEQDRKLVSFAQEKLSQVSLVERVYNSILDNYLNAMPEFKPSDYLSQQVENYFYRKSGKSLREGVPGLYTQAGYHAIFKRESKKISEILSKDSWVLPTDDAGTLDKLSLLDIQEQVREKYFQDYIFYWKELINDLAVREFSTPEEGALMLQELTGVKAPIERLYSAIRNNVMLARPKDEGINMDAAKDIAETAAPSRVTNNANRFDRLIPDSADIDTVPEQVVNDAFYDIIQYVGEPDGNSPLKQSIGALKNMQVFLESISNANNAEEKTYQVTSSPQAASIISELEKEASVTPQPMSEWLGKVENSGKTLTNTGTYSYLNNLWKTEVLSECRRAIEGRYPVNKRSRKDITLDDFRSFFSYGGTIDRFFNQHLSVFVDTSRGRWRLHKDIGISNYTLRQLEKAKAIRESFFVRNGTDIAVNFTLKPSSLSVNAGQVLVDIEGQVLSYRHGPLRAYPTRWPGPKPQIATSISFTPTDGGQTETVRTSGFWSLFRLLDKAKLKKTLAYDKFLVEFKHDEFDASFELQAHSVNNPFFGSDLEGFNCPTDL
- the icmH gene encoding type IVB secretion system protein IcmH/DotU; protein product: MKNMDRTILVPRPGGIQRPVDSNEQTLEPDLNRGHKIPLAAFKIGVNPIIDAATTLLSLAIELKQATQISNINMLHKQCMTHIKEFEQQLRQDETDADTIAEARYAICSLLDEIVLNAPWGANSIWSTKSLLSVFYKQTWGGEQFFKIIDERVKNPLNNQYLLELLFLCLQLGFKGKYRVQENGFERLEVEKERLFAVLKKIQPEYSKELSPHWRSNITDLIENQRRIPLWAVAVLSVAILLGVYINYSYQLSRQAEPVYNSIAGLVPDAPVNQEASKVVINYAERLRQLLSTEIERGLLQVVEGLDHVAIILTSNQMYSSASAQLNENSIAIIEKIGQIATGTPGHIQVVGHSDDQKIFTAKYHSNWELSLARANSVVRILSRNQNLAGRVTAEGRGAAEPRVPNDSEQNRALNRRVEILLWVKNTLDEQATVEVSER
- the tssK gene encoding type VI secretion system baseplate subunit TssK, with protein sequence MSNKVVWSQGLFLTPEHFQQQDRYNDYQVKRLTQALMTHGFGFSQLKLNQECLLQGKIGVKAASGILQDGTYFSMPETHKTPAMLDLSEVDEVNDKRIMLAIAESTDHSKQIAQEFSTESSKRYRKELKQVSSINEGEDSDTTLEIAEENFCLIVEGKSQQGYECLPIARIKERKQDGSIELDENFVPVVLNIQASEVLHSRQISLISLLEHRREKLAAKVMGVDNSTTSSIHNYLILQLLNKSLARLHQLLEQEQVMPHEVYIELVNLEAELATFYGQGRKPARQLPYAHKNIDQCFSQVETTIKQYLSHVLDESAHEISLEEKGYGIKVAHIDQVELFKQASFVLAARAEMTTRELKEQLPRQIKIGSLGNIRQLVNAQLPGINLYELSVAPREVPVKKEYSYFTIDQRSPLWAENTNSRSIAFHVSGDFPGLDVELWAIKNEA